From the Vibrio vulnificus CMCP6 genome, the window ACTCACTGCGCAAGTAATAGCCAACAACAGAATCAAAGAGGCTATCTATGAAATTACTTAAAGCGTTTTGGAAGCGACTAAGCACTCCTAGTAAAGCAGCAGCGGGTATTTTGCTGTTCATGGGATTTGCTGGTGGTCTTCTATTCTGGGGCGCATTCAACACGGGTATGGAGGCGACTAACTCAGAAGAGTTCTGTTCTGGTTGTCACGCTCCAATTGTTGCGGAAATCCAGGAAACGATTCACTACTCTAACCGTTCTGGTGTTCGTGCGATTTGTTCCGACTGTCACGTACCTCATGAGTGGACAGATAAGATCGTCCGTAAAGTGCAAGCATCAAAAGAGTTGTTTGCCCACTTCATCGGTACTATCGATACACCTGAGAAATTCCAAGAGCGTCGTGCTCACCTTGCTGAGCGTGAATGGGCTCGCTTGAAAAAGAATGACTCATTGGAATGTCGTAACTGTCACGAGTTTGAATACATGGACTTTTCTGAACAAGGTGCGCGCAGTGCAAAACAGCACTCGACGGCATTGGCTTCTGGCGAAAAAACCTGTGTAGACTGCCACAAAGGTATCGCTCACAAACTGCCTGACATGCACGGCGTTGAAGGCTGGCAATAAGGAGAACAAGCATGAGTACACTGGAATCGGTTATTTGGCATGTTCTTGGTTATAGCGCTATGCCTGTCATTATTCTAACTGGGTTTGCTGGCGTTGCTGCCGTCTCACTCTGGTTACTGTCTTTGGGTAAAGACAAAGACATCTAAGAATTCGTCAACTCTTTTGCCTATTTTGTTGATGACAAAACCCCAGATGGTTTCCCATCTGGGGTTTTCTTTTTAGCATCTGAGACCATTTCTATTCGGTGTTTTCGCTCTCTCTATCAGCCTTTATCACTGCCTCTATTCGAGTTCAATTGCATAAACTTGCTTCGTTGCTTCTCCTTGACTGTTTTCTCCTCCCAACAAGAGAAGAGTGTTCTCCATCATCACTGAGCAACCATAAGCCAGCCCCTGAGGCAGCAGACCAACACATGACCACCCTTCCCCATCAAAACACCAAATATCTCGACTGTAGTGTTTGATGAGCCCTTTATGGCTATACCACTGCCCTTTCTTATAGTTTTCTTGGCTACCGACAAAATAGGCACCGCCTGCCACGAGAAGTTGGCGCTGATTTGTCCCAGCAAAAGCCCCCGCCAGACCTTCGTGCAATGCCTGTTTATCAATGATCGAAGGGAAACGGTTACATTCCACTTCACCATGGGTGCAAAAGCGATACTGCTTAGTTGTTACGCTGCGAAGACCCGGTTTTATCTCACCTTCAATCAATAAATAATTGTCTTGATAATGAAGAATAGACGCACCGCAGTTAGCAGAATATGGATTGATGCTCAGCTCTCGCCATTGATGTGTCTGACAATCAAAACCAATAATGCTCTGATTCCAGCCATACGCGTGGACTGGCTGAGACATAAAAGCCTCAAGCAAACTACGATGAGCGTCGCTACCGGGCGCGACATCACTCAGTTCTGCCACAAAAGAATCGAACGTCTCTTTGTTATAGCCGCCCCAAAACGCCAGTTGGCCTTGTTGCCACTCGCAACCACTGGCACCAAGAAGTCCAACAGGAGGAGGGGTTTGTATTGCTTGCCAACACCATAATTCAGCATTGAAGAAATACCCATCCATCAGTACTTGTGTAGTTACAGTAGCCTCTGGTTGGCCTGCCCCCGAGAAAACGTAAAGACCATCAGCAACGGCAATGCAGACCGCATCGTTTCGCCGGCAACCGGGAAATTCAGGGGCGAGTTGCCACCCCCGCTCTCGCTTTGAATCTTCTAAGTAGAACAACTGCTGACCAGCACTGCCTAAGCCAATAAAAATACGATCGCCGACTCTTGCCGCAATGCCATTCTTGATGCCAATGGGTAAAGCGGGAAATGTTTCACGAATATTGAGCATAACCCTTCCTGCTAATCGACGATGTCTATTTGGTTATTGTTGAGGCCAACAAGGTACACTTTGGTGCTCGCAGTGCGATCGGCCCGTTCTCCACCCACCATCAATACACCGCCTTTAACACTGAATGATGCGCCATAAGCCAATCCTTCAGGCAGTTGACCCACTTGTTGCCAAACGCCTTTTTGCTTGGCGTATATTTCGCTGTTGTAAGCTTTACTCAAACCGTTGTGCGCGAACATCTGGCCCGATTCAAACTGTGCTTTCGCGCCATGAAAATTTGCACCACCCGCGACGAGAAGGGTGTTACTCACCACTCCAGAATATGCTCCTGCAATTCCTTCTTGTTGCGCTTGTCCCTTGGCCGCTGGCAGAGCATAGGTACTTTGCCATGGCTGCAATTCACCGTAAGTAAAGGTTTTTACTTCCGCGGTTCTCAAACCTGGTTTGATTTCGCCAGAAATGAGCGTGATACTCGGGCCGTCAATGACTGTTGCACTGCCACAATTAGGAAGATAGGGAGAGCGAGTCACAACGTCCCATTTATCGTTAGTAGGATTAAAACTCAGAACATCGCGATTCCATTGATACGCTAACGGCTCCATCCCCATGTAATCATCGACAATTTTCTGCCATTGTTCAGGCTGAGCTTTCTTATCCGTTCGAGTAATGTCAGCAAGGTACTTATCAAACAACGGTTTACTGTAACCACCGAAAAACAGCACCTGTTTACCATCAGGCGAATAAGAAGAAGCACCAAGTAGCCCAACAGGTGTTTGAGTTTTCACTTGATGCCAGCGGTTCGTCTGGGTATCAAAGCGATAAACCGTATCAAAAATAATGGGGGAACTTGCGTCATCAGACGCTTTGCCCGAACCACCAAAAACAAAAATGTTTTCACCAACCACAGTTGCAGTCGCGCCGCTGCGTTCCGAACCAATAAACTCAGCAAGCAATGTCCAACCGTTTTGCGGCGCTTGGGTGTCCAGAACATAAAAGGATTTTTCTGCCGAACCTAAACCAACATAAACCTTGCTGCCTATTTGGGCGCTAACCCCATTTTTTACCCCTATGGGCAGATCTGGCCAGTGATTGTTCGCTAACGCCATATGAGAGAGTAAAGAGGAAGAAGCCAGCAGCGGTAACAGTAAGTACTTTGTTTTCATCATTGTTTTTATTCCCTTATTGATGTGAATCCAATCTTGATTGATTAAGATTTATCCTAATTATCGATTAATGAAAAAATATTTCTTTGATCAAACTTTCAATAAAAATATTTTTTATTAATTAAGTTAAGAAAAGATTCAAAAAAGGCTTACTCATAAGTAAGCCTTTGATAAGGAAATAAAGTTTATTAATTTGCCATTAAAGGAATGACTACTTCTGCTGTTTCTTGCACCGAGTCTTTGTATTCCGGGTAGCTCTCTAATAAAGAGTTGACCAACACGTCCACTAAGAGCAGCGCGCCGACTTTCGAGGCAAAAGCACCACCTGTTAGTGGCCCTTCTGGTCTTGCAGCCACCAGCATTTCAGTTGAGAGAGAAGAGAGCGGGCTGTGATTGATGTTTGTCAGAGAAACGACGGGAATATCACGCTTATACGCAAGCCCAGCGGCATGAATGACTTCTTTCGTCGAACCTGAACTGGAAACAGCAAACCACAGATCACCTTGACTTGAGCGGCTTGCACTCATTGCGGCTAAATGGGTATCTTCAAACATGATCGCTTTCTTACCGATACGTATAAGGCGATAGGCGAGGTAACGCCCAACAATGCTCGACGCTCCAACACCAATGCACCCAATAAACTCGGCTTGATGAACCCGTTCAACAATGCGGGCCAATGATTTACGATCGATAAGTTTTGCTGTGTCTTGCAGGCTGTCTACCGCGCTTTGCGCAGACACATCGCAAATGTCACCTTCGATATGATTTTGCTGACGACTTTCGGTTTGGCTCAAATCAACGGCAAGCGCCATACGAAAATCGGAATAGCCCTTGTAGCCCATGTCGCGACATAAGCGTACGACTGTCGCTTCACTGGTTTGTGTGTTGCGAGCAAGATCCGTGATGGTTTGAAACTGCACATCATGCGCATTTTCCAAAATGTAGTCCGCCACAACACGCAGTTTCTTACTAAATGGTTCCATGTTGGAACGAAGTCGGACTAATAAATTTTTCGGCGAACCCACATAAGCCCCTTTGTATTCGCAAATTTCTGCTTAAAAGTATCAAAAGCCACTGGTTTTTAATACCTTAATCATAAAAAAGAGGTGCGAGGCACCTCTTTTTATGAAAACTACAGATTAAGAAAATCCGCATCGCGCATTTTCGCCACGACATCGGCTTTTTGTTGCGCAGTGAGCGCTCGAATTGGCAAACGCGGATCACCAGCATCAATGCCGTGTAATTGCATCGCGGCTTTCCCTGCCGCAACGCCACCGTATTCAACCAAGACGCGGATCAATGCGATCACTTTATCCATCAACGCCTGAACTTCACTATGTTTCCCTTGGTTGAACGCCTCAATGATCTTCAGATACAGTGGCGCAGCGTAATTGTACGTGCTGCCAACCGCCCCAATAGCCCCTACGGCAAGCCCTGCAGGCAAAAATTCATCAACGCCGAATGGAATATCAAACTTACCATTGGATACTCTCAGCGCGCGTTGGTACTCATAAAGATCCACGTTATTAAACTTGGCGCCAGATAAGTTCGGAATGCGCTGCTCTCCTTGGATGAGGAACTGTTCCAGATCGAGATTCACGCCAGACATTCCTGAGTGGTAGTAATAGAAGCCTTTTGACGGTGCCGCTTCCGCAATCTGCGCGCAGTAATTGACAAGATCAGCCACGCTGCTCGGTTTGAAAAAGCAAGGCCCGATCGCGGAAGTGGCAAGAATATCCAGTGTTTCAGCGTGTCGCGTAAGCTCAAGGGTATCAACGATACTCAGAGCCCCCGTATGAAGAATAATGTCTAACTTACCATCTGCGGCTTTCACCCAACGCTCGGCAATCGCTTTTCGCTCTTCAACTGAACAATGTATGCCTTCTCCGGTGGTGCCACATACGTAAGCCCCAGTAACACCTTGTTCAATGAGTAATGCAGCAATTTGATCGATCACCGCATAGTTCACCTGATTATTGTTATCAAACGGTGTATGAGGAGCGGCGATCAGCCCTTTTAATTTGTTCATCATCTTTGTCCTAAAAAATAACCACTATTTTTGTTCGTTATTGTCCGTAACCCAAAAGCAGCTCAGGCAATAGCAAGGTGATTTGAGGGAATACCGCCACCAACGCCAGCACAATAAACAATGGCACCAGAAGAGGAAGTACGCCTCGAGTTAAGGTATGAAATGGAATGTCTCCGACACGTGATACCACATATAAAGCCATGCCCATTGGTGGCGTGAGAATGCCGATCATCAAGTTCAAAATGGCCATAACACCAAAGTGCACAGGGTCAATCCCGACCGCCGATGCCACTGGGACTAAAAATGGAACCAGCAATAGCAATAACGCGAGTGATTCAATGAAGGTTCCCAAAAACAGTAAGAGCAAGTTGATGAGTAGCAGTAGTACCAATGGGTTTTCACTGATTGACAAGAAATAATCCGCAAGCATCTGTGGCAATTGCTCACGCGCCACGATCCAGCCAAACACCGTTACCCCCATCACCATCAAGGCAACAACGGCGGTGGTATTCACGGTTTCGCGAAGAATTTCCACAAACCCCGTCAAGGTCAGCTGTTTGTACACCACGGTACCAAGGAACAGCGCATAAAGAGAGGAAACCACTGCTGCTTCCGTCGGGGTGAACTTACCCGAAAAGATCCCGCCAATGATGATGACCGGAGTCATTAGAGAAAGAAATGCCTCTTTGAACGATGTGAACTGCTCTTTTCTCGACGCTTTGGGCAAGGTCATGTAGCCACGTTTCTTACAGATGAAATAGCTCATCACCATCAAAGCCACGCAGCACAAAATGCCTGGTATTGCACCGGCTAAAAACAGCGCACCAATCGATGTGTTGGACACTACACCATAAATCACCAATGGCACAGAAGGCGGAACAAGCGGACCAATGATGCACGAGGCCGCCGTGAGACCACCAGCAAAGTCATCATCGTATTTCGCGTCACGCATCGATTTGATTTCAAGCTGCCCCAAGCCTCCGGCATCGGCAAGCGCAGAGCCAGACATACCAGAAAATAGTAAACTCGCCATGATGTTTACATGCCCTAGACTACCTGTGATATGGCCAACCATGGATTTGGCAAAGTTAAAAATTCGCTCAGTAATACCGGCACTGTTCATCAAATGGCCCGTTAGGACGAAGAATGGTACGGCCAATAACGTAAAATTATCAATGCCGCCCAGCATCTGCTGCGCTGCGAAGTTAATACCTGTGCTGTTGGTAACAATAAGAAAAACCAACGCCACAAAAATCAGAGAAAAGCCAACTGGCATGCCAGCAAAAAGCAAGCCTAGCCAACCAAAAATTGAACCAGCCATAACCACTCCTTACCTTTGCTCTGCATGATTCGACGCGGTAACGACACCGCACTGCTGACGAAATTCCGTCACAATACCGACCATTTTTTGTAATTGACGAATCACCATGAAAAGCCCGCCAAGGGGTAAACTGTAGTTCATCCATTTGCTGGACACACCTAAGGTAATCAATTCAAAAAAGGCGGTTCTTTCCACGTGTTGATAGCCCAAATAAATGATGGCGAATATCGAAACCAATACCGCAGCTTCCAAGGACAACACCAACAAAAGGCGTATTTTTTCTGGCAACTTATCTGAGAAAAACGTGATATTGACGTGAGTTCCACGTTTGATAGCGATGGCACAGCCAATGAGCGACATATACATAAACAGCACTCGCGCTAACTCTTCACTCCATAGTGAAGGATCGTTAAGTAACCAGCGCGTCGCAATTTGCCATGTCAGCACAACAAGAAGAGCAGCCATAAGTGGCACTGTGATGATCTCTTCTAAATTATCGAAGATCTTGCGTAACATCTTGGGCTCCAAGGCTGGCCGTAGCCAGCCTGTTTAAACATCAAAGATTCAACCAGCGGTGACTACATTGCCGCCAACTTAGACACGATCGGCTGACCAATTTTCTTTTCAAACTCTGAGTAAAGCGGCTGCATGGCTTCACGGAACGGGGCAAGTTCTGGGTAGGTGACATTCACACCCTGCGCCTCAAAGAAAGAGATCAGCTCCGCTTCTTGCTTTTTCACCGATGCGGTATGCGCTTCCCCTGTTTGTTTCACCGCGTTAGCGACAATTTCACGTTCCTGCTCAGAGAGCTTTTGCCACGTGCTTTCTGAAATCAGCACCATCTGGTCGTTCACGATGTGATTGGTGATCGCCAAGTTGCTTTGCACCTCGTAGAACTTCATTGTCTTAATGGTTGGCAATGGATTCTCTTGCCCGTCAACTGCATTGGTTTGTAGCGCGAGGTAAACTTCAGAAAATGCCATCGGTGTTGGTGATGCCCCAGACAACTTAGCGTAATTCAGATTTGGTTTCGCATTCGGCACGCGCAATTTCAGACCTTTAAAATCTGAAATTGACTTCAATGGACGGTTAGAGGTGGTTTCGCGTGTTCCGTTGTACCAAGTATCTAGCGCACGCCAATTAAACTTGGTTAGCATTTCCTGACGAATGCCTTGGCCAAACTCGGAATCAAACATGCGGCGTAAATGGTCATAATCACGAGCAACGTAAGGTAAGGTCACCGCTTCTGCTCTTGGGATCCAAAGTCCCATACGGCCAAATTCCGCGTAAGTGATGTCTAAGTCACCCATAGAGAGCTGCTGTAACATGGCACGGTCGTCGCCCAGTTGCGCACTTGGATATAACGCTAGCTTCAACTCACCCTTACTCATCTCTTCAACTGTGTCGGCAAGCAGCTTGGCAGAGGTGTATTCCACTGAGCCAACCGACGCTTGCATTCCCATTTTTAACGTCGTTGCAGCATTCGCAGAAAGGCTCAATCCCACAGTCAGCAAGCGAGTGTAATTCGGTTCATGGTTTTCATCGCGTGTTCCTTTTCCCTTTGTTTCACCATTAAAAAATATTTTTATTTTGTTTGAAAAAAATCTTCGTTATGGATTATTATGGCGATGAAGATTATTTTCAAACCAACTTATTGCAAAATGTGATCGCGAACAGAAATTCGTCAAAACTATCAATTAGCACGGGGACTAACGCTATTTGAAAGGGTGCACAAAACGCGATTTTCCATAGCGCAATACGATACTAAGAGGCCCATCGTGAGAGATAAGCAGTTAAATATTAATAAGTTAAGAACTATGCTTTCCGGCCAGACTGTTGTTTCAATTCAGCCTGTTGTCGGTAGCCCTCTTGATAAAACCGAGTTCATCGTTGCTATGGCAGTTGCTGCAGAACAAGCCGGAGCTAAGGCACTGCGTATTGAAGGCGTTGAAAACGTACGCCATGTTTCTCAAGCGACCAATGTACCAATAATTGGAATTGTGAAACGTGATTTACAGGACAGTCCTGTGCGCATCACACCTTTCGTCTGTGACGTGGATGCTCTAGCGACTGCTGGCGCAACCATCATCGCCTTTGATGCGACCGATCGTCAGCGACCAGAGAGCCGAGAAACGATAGCCAACGCAATCAAAAACAGTGGTTGTTTCGCGATGGCAGATTGCTCTTGCTTCGCGGATGGGCAATGGGCGGCGCAAATAGGGGTCGATATTATTGGCTCAACCTTGTCTGGCTACGTGGGCGAAATTGAACCGACTGAACCCGATTTGGAACTGGTGAAACAGTTTTCTTCGGCGGGATTTTTTACCATGGCGGAAGGTCGCTACAACACGCCTCAACTCGCCGCCAAAGCGATTGAAAATGGCGCTGTCGCGGTGACGGTGGGCTCGGCCATCACACGAATGGAAGTGGTTACTCACTGGTTTAATTCTGCAACACAAGCGGTAAGACAGAATAATGAAAGTATTAGCTATTGATATTGGCGGTACAAAAATCGCCTTAGGCAACGTGGTCGAAGGGCATTTGCAGCATCGCAAACAGTTTCCGACCCCTGTTGTCAACGATGCAACAACCTTAGCGAAAGAGATTCTTGCCCACTGCCAAGCATGGCTAAGCGACGTTGATGCCATCGGTATTTCGACTACCGGGCTTGTCAGCGAACAAGGGATAAGTGCCATTAATCCAGGCACATTGAGCTTCCCTACGCCTTTTCCTCTGCATAGCGAACTACACAGATTAAGTGGCAAGCCAGTTAAAATGCTCAATGATGCTCAAGCGGCTGCCTGGTATGAGTTTTTGCAACTTTCACCTGAACTGGATGTTCGCAATATGGCCTATATCACTGTCTCGACAGGTGTGGGAGGCGGTTTGGTGATTAACCAACAACTGCATAAGGGTAAGTCAAATTTTGCCGGACATATTGGCCATACGGTGCTTGATCCAAATGGCCCACTTTGTGGCTGCCAACAGCGAGGTTGTGTTGAGGCCATCGCCTCTGGAAATGCAATTAACGCAGGCGCTCAAGCCCTTTTTGGCCAAGCGATTTCTAATATCGAACTGTTTCAGCTTGCTCAACACAATGAACAAGCCTCCACACTCATTCAACAAAGCGCCGAAGCCATCGCCCAGCTCTGCCTAAATTTAAAAGCCACACTGGATCTCGATTTGGTGGTCATCGGCGGCGGTGTGGGCCTTGCTCGCGGCTACCTCGCTCGTGTACAAGCGTTTATCGACAAACAGCCTCTCGTGTTTCAGGTTAAGGTGAGAGCGGCAGTTGGCGATTACGACGCATGCTTACTTGGCGCTGCCTTTCAATTTGAGGAGAGTAATCTTTCATGACCATACATGCTATTGCAGCCAAACGAATATTTGATGGCGTCCGTTTTCATCACGACGCCGCTCTGGTTTGGCAGGGACAACATATTATGGGTTTGGTGCCTCGCCATCAATTGAGCCTAGACGTCATCACTTACGATTACCCTGATGCCACTCTCACACCAGGTTTTATTGATCTTCAAGTCAACGGCGGTGGCGGCGTGATGTTTAATACCCAAACGGACATCGTTGCCATGGAACAAATTTGTCATGGTCACCGAAAGCATGGCACTGCACATTTACTGCCGACGTTAATCAGCGACACGCCCGCACAACTCAAACGTGCACTAAAAGCGGCGGAGGCGGCGCTCAACGACAAGATACCAGGCGTGCTTGGCGTTCATCTTGAGGGGCCATGGCTAAACTCCGAGAAAAAAGGGGCTCACAATAACGAGCTCTTTTACGCCCCCACAATTGCTGAGCTTGAAACCTTTCCTTGGCCAGAGAAAGCGAAAGTGCTCATCACATTGGCACCAGAACAAATTGAAGCGGGGGTCCTTCAGTGGCTCCATCAACAAGATATTGCTCTCTTCTGTGGCCATAGTAACGCCCGGTATGAGCAATTAACCTCAAAACTGCGGTACCTTCACGGCTTTACTCACCTTTACAACGCGATGTCCCCTTTTGAAGGTCGTGAACCGGGTGTCGTTGGTACGGCACTCATGGCCGATAATCAATGGTGCTCTATTATTGCCGATGGCATACATGTTCATCCACAAAGTGTGTTGCTTGCTCAACGCATTAAACCGCATGGAAAATTGCTGCTTGTTACCGATGCCATGGCGACCGTGGGCAGTGAGAAGAACTTCTTCGAACTGAATGGCGAAACCATTCAAGTGGTAGATAATGCACTCGTCAACGGCAATGGTAATTTGGCTGGTGCTCACATCGGCATGGATCAGTCGGTCATCAATCTGATTGAGTGGGGTGTCGCTGAGGAAGAGGCGCTGCGCATGGCATCAACCTATCCCGCAGAGGCCATCGGCTTAACCGACTTGGGGTATCTTCGTCCAGATTACCGTGCCAGCGTCACGATTTTACGTGATGACTACAGCACGCAAGCCGTATTGGTTGATGGCACGCTCTTTGAGCAATAACTGCTATTCACCAAATGAACCAATACCGTTGCCGCTGAGGAAAACCGCAGAGACATCGGTATTGAGCATTTGACCACGAGCAGAACGGAACTCGTGTCCCCAATCATCGCTTTGGTGCAACCTATCGATGCACTAGTGTTTGTCACCAATCCATAGTTTGTAGAAATCGCTGTAGCCCTGTTTTACGCACTTGAATACCTTGGACTTGCTGGGCTTTAGTGATCTCTTCTCGCCCGACAAACAAAGGTAAACAACGGTGGTCTTGGTACAACGCTCGCTCAATAGTTTGTAGTAAAGGCAAAGGTTCAGTCTGCCCCACGGCCAACGCAATCTCTGCTTTGTGCGATTGCCACTGCTCTTGATTGAGTGCAAAGCGAAGGCCCGATGCGATAAGCAACCATTCGTACAACCCGTATTCAAGAGGCGCTTCAATCACCTCCTCAATAAACAATACGTCAGCGATGTCGCGTACGCTTTCGGGTCTACTGATTTCTGTTAGCTCAACGACGTCTAGTTCCAATCCGGTTGAGCGAATCGTCTCATGCAGCCACGCAGCAATATCGGCGAGATATGGGATGGTCCATTTGGGCTCTGCCAGTACTAATCTGCCAGACAAACAAGGAGGCGCGATCAAATCCGCCTTTTGTAACCGTGATTGACGAGCAGACAGCTGGAAATCGATACCATCAACCGCGTTTTGCCGATCAAAATACACTTTGGCTCGCTCAAGAAAATGATATAACTGTTGCCATGTGTCTGATGAGATGCCACTTTGTTGACGACGATGGTAGGTTAAGTACGAGAAAGCACTAATTTGAGTGACCTCTTTATCACCCTCTTCATTATTGAAACTCATCGCGTTGAACAGAGACTCTTGAGCGTGGGACAGCGTTATTTTGTGCAATAGCGCTTTTTCTGCAAAATATTCGTTATGGCGCATCAAAATGAGTCGGTCGCGATTCCAACGCTCGATACGAAACGGTCCGGTACCAACAAAATAGCAATGGCTCTGATCGCACTTAACAGAGTCAGGACAGACAATGGCAGAGTGAGGCATCGCAAGAAGATAAGGAAAAAGTTGATTCGCATGCCTTAGTGATATTTCAATTTGTGTCGCACTTTTCACCAAGACCTGTTCCATCTCTTCATACAGATGCAATACCGGCCCTTGTGAATGACTTAGTCGCTCTAGGCTCCACGCGACGTGTTGCGCAGAAAGTATTTTTCCATCATGACGCACAATATCGGGCCTTAACCATATGTGCAGTTTTCTTCCTTCAATGTGCCAAGCGTGCGCAAGTGAAGGTTTCAATTCTCCGTATTCATCTTGTTTAAACAAGGTATCGTATACGCTTTTGATCACCTGTAGCTCCGCCAAACGCATGGTGCAAAGTGGATCTAGCGTATCAACCCAAGGATATTGGGTTACCAATAATTGATTATTCTCTTCATTCGTTTGATTTTGTCTTTCTGTCGCTTGTGTCAGAGCGCGAATCGTGGCTTGACCATAGATCTCAAGCAAACGGGTGATGAGTGCAAATCGACCATGCTTTAACTCTTCTGCTATGACATCACACAATGCCTCATCAAATGAAGAAACCACTTTTAGTTGGCTTGTGCGACTGCGGCCGACTGAAGGTTGCCACTCAATCCATCCCGATCCAGAAAGGTTCTTCATCACAATGGAGGTGTTTCTTCTTGAAGTCGACAGTGTTTTTTCCAAGTCGTCGATATTGACAGAGTGACAGGTGTACAACTCATATCGCGACAACAGCTGATGAAATCGTCTTAAATTTATTTCGCTCACAATAGCTTTTTATGTTTTGCCAATGGATGAAAGATGACCATAAAGCCAGTCAGTGTCTGCTCCCACTTTATGCAGACTCATCAAAACATTGGGTAATTTATAGTTATTAAAATAGCACAGAGACTCTAACTAGATGGAGCCTCTGTGAAAGTGGGTACGGTAGATAATAGCTGTCCCCTACAGTAAGAACATTGATCGACTAGCGTCTTTGTTCAAAAAGAAAAGCCGTTTTACCCAAATCAGGTAAACACGTGTGCAGTGTCGCTCATTCGGAGCAACGAAAATAGGAATAATTAATAGAAAATAGTGCGCGTTTTATGCAGGTGCATATCAATGTAGAGTCATCAACCACCACAAAAGTGCTTGAGTGTCTTTCAAAGGTGACAAGCAGAAAAAGCGCACTGCTGGTTTTACATGCAGTGCGCTTAGGTTGGAGCCAAGGTTATTCTGTAATCGGTAGTACCTGCTTGACATACTGTCCTGGAGCAATGTCGATAACCGGATTGGCTTCCGAGCCTTGACGGTAAGGAAGCACTTTTTCAGCCGGATTAAACTGCGTTAACCACTGATCCCAGTGTGTCCACCAAGAGCCTTCTTTATGCTGTGCATTGGAGAGCCACTCGTCGGCCGACTCATCGAGATTGTCGTTCACCCAGAAGCCGTACTTGTTCTTTGCCGGTGGGTTAACAATACCCGCAATATGACCCGATTCACCTAGTACAAAGGTTTTATTGCCGCCCATATTAAGCGCGCCTCGATAAGTGCCTTGCCACAACGCGATATGGTCTTCTTTGGTTGAAATAAAGTAACTCGGTATACGGATCTTATCGAGATCAATCCAAACACCGCCAATTTTCACGCCTTTGTCTTGAACAAGTTTGTTGTTCAAATACAGCTCACGCAGCATAAAATTGTGGGTTGCCGCCGCCACATTGGTACTGTCGCTATTCCAATACAACAAATCAAAGTCAACAGGGCTGCTGCCTTTTAAGTAGTTGTCGA encodes:
- a CDS encoding YjhT family mutarotase, with product MLNIRETFPALPIGIKNGIAARVGDRIFIGLGSAGQQLFYLEDSKRERGWQLAPEFPGCRRNDAVCIAVADGLYVFSGAGQPEATVTTQVLMDGYFFNAELWCWQAIQTPPPVGLLGASGCEWQQGQLAFWGGYNKETFDSFVAELSDVAPGSDAHRSLLEAFMSQPVHAYGWNQSIIGFDCQTHQWRELSINPYSANCGASILHYQDNYLLIEGEIKPGLRSVTTKQYRFCTHGEVECNRFPSIIDKQALHEGLAGAFAGTNQRQLLVAGGAYFVGSQENYKKGQWYSHKGLIKHYSRDIWCFDGEGWSCVGLLPQGLAYGCSVMMENTLLLLGGENSQGEATKQVYAIELE
- a CDS encoding cytochrome c3 family protein yields the protein MKLLKAFWKRLSTPSKAAAGILLFMGFAGGLLFWGAFNTGMEATNSEEFCSGCHAPIVAEIQETIHYSNRSGVRAICSDCHVPHEWTDKIVRKVQASKELFAHFIGTIDTPEKFQERRAHLAEREWARLKKNDSLECRNCHEFEYMDFSEQGARSAKQHSTALASGEKTCVDCHKGIAHKLPDMHGVEGWQ
- the siaM gene encoding sialic acid TRAP transporter large permease SiaM gives rise to the protein MAGSIFGWLGLLFAGMPVGFSLIFVALVFLIVTNSTGINFAAQQMLGGIDNFTLLAVPFFVLTGHLMNSAGITERIFNFAKSMVGHITGSLGHVNIMASLLFSGMSGSALADAGGLGQLEIKSMRDAKYDDDFAGGLTAASCIIGPLVPPSVPLVIYGVVSNTSIGALFLAGAIPGILCCVALMVMSYFICKKRGYMTLPKASRKEQFTSFKEAFLSLMTPVIIIGGIFSGKFTPTEAAVVSSLYALFLGTVVYKQLTLTGFVEILRETVNTTAVVALMVMGVTVFGWIVAREQLPQMLADYFLSISENPLVLLLLINLLLLFLGTFIESLALLLLLVPFLVPVASAVGIDPVHFGVMAILNLMIGILTPPMGMALYVVSRVGDIPFHTLTRGVLPLLVPLFIVLALVAVFPQITLLLPELLLGYGQ
- a CDS encoding N-acetylneuraminate epimerase, with protein sequence MMKTKYLLLPLLASSSLLSHMALANNHWPDLPIGVKNGVSAQIGSKVYVGLGSAEKSFYVLDTQAPQNGWTLLAEFIGSERSGATATVVGENIFVFGGSGKASDDASSPIIFDTVYRFDTQTNRWHQVKTQTPVGLLGASSYSPDGKQVLFFGGYSKPLFDKYLADITRTDKKAQPEQWQKIVDDYMGMEPLAYQWNRDVLSFNPTNDKWDVVTRSPYLPNCGSATVIDGPSITLISGEIKPGLRTAEVKTFTYGELQPWQSTYALPAAKGQAQQEGIAGAYSGVVSNTLLVAGGANFHGAKAQFESGQMFAHNGLSKAYNSEIYAKQKGVWQQVGQLPEGLAYGASFSVKGGVLMVGGERADRTASTKVYLVGLNNNQIDIVD
- a CDS encoding MurR/RpiR family transcriptional regulator, with product MGSPKNLLVRLRSNMEPFSKKLRVVADYILENAHDVQFQTITDLARNTQTSEATVVRLCRDMGYKGYSDFRMALAVDLSQTESRQQNHIEGDICDVSAQSAVDSLQDTAKLIDRKSLARIVERVHQAEFIGCIGVGASSIVGRYLAYRLIRIGKKAIMFEDTHLAAMSASRSSQGDLWFAVSSSGSTKEVIHAAGLAYKRDIPVVSLTNINHSPLSSLSTEMLVAARPEGPLTGGAFASKVGALLLVDVLVNSLLESYPEYKDSVQETAEVVIPLMAN
- a CDS encoding TIGR02808 family protein; the encoded protein is MSTLESVIWHVLGYSAMPVIILTGFAGVAAVSLWLLSLGKDKDI
- a CDS encoding N-acetylneuraminate lyase; translation: MNKLKGLIAAPHTPFDNNNQVNYAVIDQIAALLIEQGVTGAYVCGTTGEGIHCSVEERKAIAERWVKAADGKLDIILHTGALSIVDTLELTRHAETLDILATSAIGPCFFKPSSVADLVNYCAQIAEAAPSKGFYYYHSGMSGVNLDLEQFLIQGEQRIPNLSGAKFNNVDLYEYQRALRVSNGKFDIPFGVDEFLPAGLAVGAIGAVGSTYNYAAPLYLKIIEAFNQGKHSEVQALMDKVIALIRVLVEYGGVAAGKAAMQLHGIDAGDPRLPIRALTAQQKADVVAKMRDADFLNL